In Rattus norvegicus strain BN/NHsdMcwi chromosome 3, GRCr8, whole genome shotgun sequence, a genomic segment contains:
- the Mrps26 gene encoding small ribosomal subunit protein mS26 precursor, which yields MLRALNRLAARPGGQPPTLLLLPVRGRKTRHDPPAKSKVGRVKMPPAVDPAELFVLTERYRQYRETVRALRREFTLEVRGKLHEARAGVLAERKAQEAIREHQELMAWNREENRRLQELRIARLQLEAQAQELRQAEVQAQRAQEEQAWVQLKEQEVLKLQEEAKNFITRENLEARIEEALDSPKSYNWAVTKEGQVVRN from the exons ATGTTGCGGGCTTTGAACCGCCTGGCCGCGCGGCCCGGGGGCCAGCCCCCAACCCTGCTCCTTCTGCCCGTGCGCGGCCGCAAGACCCGCCACGATCCGCCTGCCAAGTCCAAGGTCGGGCGCGTGAAAATGCCTCCTGCAGTGGACCCTGCGGAATTGTTCGTGTTGACCGAGCGCTACCGACAGTACCGGGAGACGGTGCGCGCTCTCAG GCGAGAGTTCACATTGGAGGTGCGAGGGAAATTGCACGAGGCCCGAGCCGGGGTTCTGGCTGAGCGCAAGGCGCAAGAGGCCATCAGAGAGCACCAGGAGCTGATGGCCTGGAACCGGGAGGAGAACCGGAGACTGCAGGAACTACG GATAGCTAGGTTGCAGCTCGAAGCACAGGCCCAGGAGCTGCGGCAGGCTGAGGTCCAGGCCCAGAGGGCCCAGGAGGAGCAGGCTTGGGTGCAACTGAAAGAACAAGAAGTTCTCAAACTGCAG GAGGAGGCCAAAAACTTCATCACTCGGGAGAACCTGGAGGCACGGATAGAAGAGGCCTTGGACTCTCCGAAGAGTTATAACTGGGCGGTCACCAAAGAAGGGCAGGTGGTCAGGAACTGA
- the Oxt gene encoding oxytocin-neurophysin 1 preproprotein, producing the protein MACPSLACCLLGLLALTSACYIQNCPLGGKRAALDLDMRKCLPCGPGGKGRCFGPSICCADELGCFVGTAEALRCQEENYLPSPCQSGQKPCGSGGRCATAGICCSPDGCRTDPACDPESAFSER; encoded by the exons ATGGCCTGCCCCAGTCTTGCTTGCTGCCTGCTTGGCCTACTGGCTCTGACCTCCGCCTGCTACATCCAGAACTGCCCCCTGGGCGGCAAGAGGGCTGCGCTAGACCTGGATATGCGCAAG TGTCTTCCCTGCGGACCCGGCGGCAAAGGGCGCTGCTTCGGGCCGAGCATCTGCTGCGCGGACGAGCTGGGCTGCTTCGTGGGCACCGCCGAGGCGCTGCGCTGCCAGGAGGAGAACTACCTGCCCTCGCCCTGCCAGTCTGGCCAGAAGCCTTGCGGAAGCGGAGGCCGCTGCGCCACCGCGGGCATCTGCTGTAGCCCGG ATGGCTGCCGCACCGACCCCGCCTGCGACCCTGAGTCTGCCTTCTCCGAGCGCTGA